One genomic window of Indicator indicator isolate 239-I01 chromosome 11, UM_Iind_1.1, whole genome shotgun sequence includes the following:
- the LOC128970101 gene encoding C-C chemokine receptor type 8-like, with the protein MHPTSQFLGTTEYDYSYDANTAPCHEGNGFRKFRSFFLPILYCLVFVFCLLGNSLVLWVLLTRKRLMTMTDICLLNLTVSDLLFVMPLPFQAHYASDQWVFGNAMCKVMAGIYYTGFYSSIFFITLMSIDRYIAIVHAVYAMRIRTASCGIIISLILWLVAGLASVPNIMFNQQLEIEQSVQCVSTYPPGDNTWKVASQFAANILGLLIPLSILIYCYAQILKNLQKCKNRNKIKAIKMIFIIVIVFFLFWTPFNIVLFLDSLQSLHIINDCKVSYQIALALQLTETISFMHSCLNPVIYAFAGVTFKTHLKELLQSCVCVLPTSVRGVGAAQSFSPPSQLSGCSDSEFL; encoded by the coding sequence ATGCATCCCACAAGCCAGTTCCTTGGCACCACAGAATATGACTACAGCTACGATGCAAACACTGCTCCGTGCCACGAAGGGAACGGCTTCCGCAAGTTCAGATCCTTCTTTCTGCCCATCCTTTACTGCCTTGTGTTTGTCTTCTGCCTTCTGGGAAACTCCTTGGTCCTCTGGGTTCTCCTGACCAGGAAAAGGCTGATGACAATGACTGACATCTGCCTGCTGAACCTCACAGTCTCCGATCTCCTCTTTGTGATGCCACTCCCTTTCCAAGCCCACTACGCTTCAGATCAGTGGGTTTTTGGCAATGCTATGTGCAAGGTCATGGCTGGCATTTAttacacaggcttttatagcaGCATTTTCTTTATCACCCTCATGAGCATAGACAGGTACATAGCAATTGTCCACGCAGTCTATGCCATGAGGATTCGGACAGCCTCCTGTGGCATCATTATCAGTTTAATCCTGTGGCTGGTGGCTGGTTTGGCTTCTGTACCCAACATCATGTTCAACCAGCAGCTTGAAATTGAGCAGTCTGTGCAGTGTGTCTCCACATATCCCCCAGGTGACAACACCTGGAAGGTTGCTTCTCAGTTTGCTGCCAATATCTTAGGCCTCTTGATTCCCCTTAGCATCCTCATTTACTGCTATGCCCAGATACTGAAAAACCTGCAAAAATGCAAAAACCGGAACAAGATCAAGGCCATCAAGATGATTTTCATCATTGTCAttgtcttcttcctcttctggaCCCCCTTCAACATCGTGCTGTTCCTAGactccctgcagagcctgcacATCATCAATGACTGCAAGGTGAGCTACCAGATAGCTCTGGCCCTGCAGCTGACAGAAACTATCTCCTTCATGCACAGCTGCCTGAACCCTGTGATCTATGCCTTTGCTGGAGTCACCTTCAAGACTCATCTTAAGGAACTGCTTCAGTCCTGTGTCTGTGTCCTCCCCACCTCAGTTAGAGGGGTGGGGGCTGCCCAGTCCTTTTCCCCACCCAGCcagctctcaggctgctctgacaGTGAGTTCCTGTGA
- the XCR1 gene encoding chemokine XC receptor 1 translates to MDSDHYPLNLDENYSYEYSANESSNACEMGDYLVFYTHLTTVLYTLAFLLSLLGNTLVLWILLRYENLTSLTNVFLLNLCVSDLVFSCMLPFLAVDQSFGWVFGEFLCKAVNAVFSIGYYSGVFFLTLMTILRYLSVVNPLSSLRSQTQHCGLLVSLAVWTGSILIVVPEVIQTTVKETLDRYNTCDYADWKWKKVDIYQRNVLFLFSFGVIVFCYVKILIILLKARSRRKHRTVKLILIIVVAFFLSWAPYNILSFLITFPAPNCQYQKDSSLAFYISRKIAFSHCCLNPVLYVFVGVKFKRHLLRLYSHCLSCGYGQVSSPRIYSEGKFHYEGASIY, encoded by the coding sequence ATGGACAGCGACCATTATCCCCTCAATTTGGATGAGAACTACTCCTATGAGTACTCTGCGAATGAGAGCAGCAACGCCTGCGAGATGGGAGACTACTTGGTGTTCTACACCCATCTCACCACCGTGCTCTACACACTGGcctttctgctcagcctgctGGGGAACACTCTGGTGCTATGGATCCTGCTCAGATATGAGAACCTCACATCTTTAACCAACGTCTTCCTCCTGAATCTCTGTGTCTCTGATCTGGTCTTCTCCTGCATGCTGCCCTTCTTGGCAGTAGACCAGTCCTTTGGGTGGGTGTTTGGTGAGTTCCTGTGCAAGGCAGTGAATGCTGTTTTCTCCATCGGCTACTACAGCggtgttttctttctgactCTCATGACTATCCTGCGGTACTTGTCAGTGGTGAACCCCCTCTCCAGTTTGAGATCCCAGACGCAGCACTGTGGTCTTCTGGTGAGCTTGGCTGTCTGGACTGGTAGCATCTTAATTGTGGTGCCCGAGGTGATTCAGACCACAGTGAAAGAGACCTTGGATAGGTATAACACCTGTGATTATGCCGACTGGAAATGGAAGAAGGTGGACATTTATCAGAGGAATGTTctcttcctgttttcctttggGGTCATCGTCTTCTGTTATGTCAAGATCCTGATAATCCTGCTCAAAGCCAGATCTCGCAGAAAGCACAGAACTGTGAAACTCATCCTCATTATTGTGGTGGCTTTTTTCCTGAGCTGGGCACCTTACAACatcctcagctttctgattaCTTTCCCAGCACCTAACTGTCAGTATCAGAAAGACTCCAGCCTTGCCTTTTACATCAGCCGTAAGATTGCtttctcccactgctgcctcaaCCCCGTGCTCTATGTGTTTGTGGGAGTCAAGTTCAAGAGGCATTTGCTGCGCTTATACAGTCACTGTTTGTCCTGTGGCTATGGCCAAGTCTCCAGCCCCAGGATCTACTCTGAAGGTAAATTCCACTATGAAGGTGCATCCATCTACTGA